In Vigna angularis cultivar LongXiaoDou No.4 chromosome 8, ASM1680809v1, whole genome shotgun sequence, one DNA window encodes the following:
- the LOC128193550 gene encoding syntaxin-related protein KNOLLE-like — protein MNDLMTKSFTSYVDLKKAAMKDVDLEAGMAVPPDVELTSSITLLDTDMGIFLEEAEKVKTEMGSLRDILGSLQQANEESKSLHKAEELKALRSRINANIVAVLKKARAIRTQLEEMDRANAANRRLSGLKDGTPAIYRTRIAVTNGLRKKLKELMMEFQGLRQRMMSEYKDTVGRRYFTVTGEYPDEEVIEKIIANGNEEEILGKAIQEHGRGKVLETVVEIQDRHDAAKEVEKSLLELHQVFLDMAVMVEAQGEKMDDIEHHVLHASHYVKDGTKNLHTAKHYQKNSRKWMCIGIILLLILILVIVIPVATSLSGS, from the exons ATGAACGATCTAATGACCAAGTCCTTCACCAGCTACGTGGATCTAAAGAAAGCTGCGATGAAAGACGTTGATTTGGAAGCGGGTATGGCTGTTCCTCCCGATGTGGAACTCACCTCTTCCATAACCCTCTTGGACACTGACATGGGAATCTTCTTGGAAGAAGCTGAGAAGGTGAAGACTGAAATGGGGTCCCTCAGAGACATCCTCGGCAGCTTGCAGCAGGCCAACGAGGAGAGCAAGTCTCTGCATAAGGCTGAGGAGCTCAAAGCACTAAGGAGCAGGATCAACGCCAACATTGTTGCAGTCCTAAAGAAGGCCAGGGCGATTCGGACCCAGCTCGAGGAGATGGACCGGGCCAACGCCGCCAACCGGAGGCTCTCCGGTCTCAAGGACGGCACGCCGGCCATCTACCGTACCCGGATCGCTGTCACCAATGGACTGAGGAAGAAGCTGAAGGAGCTGATGATGGAGTTCCAGGGGTTGAGGCAGAGGATGATGAGTGAATACAAGGATACTGTGGGGAGAAG GTACTTCACAGTGACTGGGGAGTACCCAGATGAGGAGGTGATTGAGAAGATCATTGCAAATGGTAATGAGGAAGAGATTTTAGGGAAGGCGATTCAGGAGCATGGGAGAGGGAAGGTTCTGGAAACTGTGGTGGAGATTCAGGATAGACATGATGCTGCTAAGGAAGTGGAGAAGAGTTTGCTGGAGCTGCATCAGGTGTTTCTGGACATGGCTGTGATGGTTGAGGCACAGGGTGAGAAAATGGATGACATTGAGCATCATGTGTTGCACGCTTCGCACTATGTTAAGGATGGGACCAAGAATCTCCACACTGCAAAGCATTACCAGAAGAATAGCAGGAAGTGGATGTGTATTGGGATCATATTGCTACTCATTCTTATTCTGGTTATTGTTATTCCTGTTGCCACCAGTTTAAGCGGTTCTTGA